From a region of the Thiohalomonas denitrificans genome:
- a CDS encoding ABC transporter ATP-binding protein, with protein sequence MPALIEVRNLVKQFRGVRAVDGASFSIRKGTCFGLLGPNGAGKTTTIEILEGITSPTSGELFYQGEPLGRRFRDEAGIMFQSTSLQEHITVREALKLFARLYPRSVPLKDLVASCSLEDILDRDTHKLSGGQRQRLLLAIALVNDPEVLFLDEPTTGLDPQARRRLWDLVRDIKQRGKTVLLTTHYMEEAYVLCDEIAIMDHGRIIAEGSPKALLAEHFHDVVLDLPAEDFHPDREDPELTALHCGDRVELLSSDVNDTIRRLIDAGVPLGRLQIRERTLDDLFLELTGKDLRK encoded by the coding sequence GTGCCTGCACTGATCGAAGTTCGTAATCTGGTAAAGCAGTTTCGCGGCGTACGGGCCGTCGATGGCGCGAGTTTCTCGATTCGCAAGGGAACCTGTTTCGGTCTGCTCGGACCCAACGGGGCGGGAAAAACCACCACCATTGAAATCCTCGAAGGAATCACGAGCCCTACTTCGGGCGAACTTTTCTATCAGGGTGAACCGTTGGGACGCCGTTTCCGGGACGAGGCGGGCATCATGTTCCAGTCCACCTCATTGCAGGAACATATCACGGTTCGCGAGGCGCTGAAGCTCTTTGCGCGACTCTATCCCCGCTCTGTGCCGTTGAAGGATCTGGTCGCCTCCTGTTCGCTGGAGGACATCCTGGACCGGGATACCCACAAGCTTTCCGGGGGTCAGCGGCAGCGCCTGCTGCTGGCCATCGCGCTCGTCAACGACCCGGAGGTGCTGTTCCTGGATGAGCCGACCACCGGGCTTGATCCCCAGGCACGTCGCCGGCTCTGGGATCTGGTGAGGGACATCAAGCAGCGGGGCAAGACGGTATTGCTGACCACCCATTATATGGAAGAGGCCTACGTGCTCTGCGACGAGATCGCCATCATGGACCACGGCCGAATCATCGCCGAAGGCAGTCCCAAGGCGTTGCTGGCCGAGCACTTTCACGACGTGGTGCTGGACCTGCCGGCCGAGGATTTTCATCCCGACCGCGAGGACCCGGAACTGACGGCACTCCACTGTGGTGACCGCGTGGAGCTGCTCTCTTCGGACGTCAACGATACTATCCGCCGGCTTATCGATGCAGGAGTTCCCCTGGGCAGACTGCAGATCCGTGAGCGTACGCTCGATGACCTGTTCCTCGAACTGACCGGCAAGGATCTGCGCAAATGA